The genomic stretch AGGCAAATTTGTCAGCCTGGATTTGCGCGCAACCAAAACCTTTTTCTTCACGGAAAAATACCGGCTGCAATTCATCGGCGAGTTTTTCAACGCGCTGAACCGCATCAACATTTCCAGCTTCAACGGTCAGTTGTACAACGTGACCGGCGTCAACACGGCTGGCGTAGCGTTGACGCGGCGCAATGATTTCGGCAACCCGCGCGGCGCATTCGATCCGCGCATTGGGCAGTTGGCGCTGAAGTTCATGTTCTAAAAACAGGTTGGGCAGATTTTCCAATCTGCCCTGACTTCAATTGATGGAACATCGAAAAGTAAGAACTCATACCCATAAACTGAGCTGCGCGCCGAAGGATTCAATCGAACCTTCGGCGCGCGTTTTTTGGCAGTCCTCGACGACGTGGTTTACTCCTCAAACTCAGTCTCTTCGGGCACGTCGGTATGGCTTTCAAAATCAATTCTGTGCCCGTCAGGATCAATCAGCGCCGTCACCCACATTCCATTTCCCACGAAAGGTTTTGAAGCCTCAAGCCGGTTTGATTTAGCTTGGCGGTAAATGGCCAACGCATCTTCGCAAATGAAGCAAATCGAAACGCCAACTCCGAGTTTTTCTGTTGGGACATTGGCGTGATGACCTTCCTTCCAAAACTCCTGCAACATCAACGCGGCGTCACCGATTTCCAGCCAGCACCAGCGCAGCTTGCCGTCGTCAACCCATTGCCTGGTGATTTGAAACCCCAGGCCTTCGACATAAAACCGAACGGATGCTTCCATGTCCGTCACCCAGAAAAACGGCACGGCTTGTTTAACGTTTGGTTGGTCGTTCATTTCGCCTTCCTGTGACGATCGAGAACTTGTGTTCCCCGCGAAGCCATACACAAGGTCCACGAAGAAAACAAAGGCTTCGCCCCGCTTCGTGTGGTTTCGTGGGCTGAAAAACTTTTGTTTTCAAGCGCGCCAATCCAGTACCTTGCCGCCTTGTCCCAGCAGCATGCTGCCGGGGAACACGCGGAGCCGCCACGGTTCCAACCGCAACGCGGCAAATGCATCACACGTCGGGCTGGTCCATTGCGGAATGATTTTCGGATCGTACCCTAACGGTTGAGGCGTGTTGAGAAACAGATTCCAGACCATCGTTCGCGTTTCGTCGTCGAACGCCCACGTCGTTTTGCATTCCGCGACGCAAGTGTCATGCGTTGGCGACCAGTAATTCAACGAAATGTAGGGATTCGCATCCAGATGCGCGCGTTTGAGCGGCGTCGGCCCTGTGCCAATCCAGCCCACAAGCGTTGAGCCATCCCATTGCCAGATCGGATGCAGGATGCGCGAACGCGGGCGGCCTTTCGTATCCACCGTCGCCGCGCTCGCCCAGACAATTTTGTGCGCCATTTCCACAAAAGCAGGCGCGACTTCCTTCAGTTCGTTCATGGAGTTCTCCGAAATAAGTTCCGAGTCCAGGCTTTAGCCTGCTGTTCCGGCATTAACAAAATCCGGAGCCGCAAGCTAAAGCTTGTACTCAAAACCTTCTATGGCTTCCCAAGCAGATACGCCTCCATTCCGCGCGGATGCCGGTCGGGATTGATCCAAAAATCGCCGTAACACAGCTTTCGCAAAATCGAATCGGGTCGCAGATACCAGCTTGCCCAACTGAGCGGCGTGTCGCCGTTCATATCTTTTGCTTCCAGGTCGGCTCCGGCGTCCAGCAACACTTGAATGGCGTCCGCAGTGCCAAACGCGGCGGCGCGATGCAGCGGCGTTTCTGCTTTGGTGCGGCAATCGCGCATAAAGCCGCCGGTTTCCACCGAAGGATTGGTTTTGGCATTGGGATTGGCTCCGGCTGCCAGTAGGACTTTGACGACCAGTTCGTGGGCGTAGCTGTCAGCTTTGCACAACGCCGCGTGCAGCGGAGTTTCTCCGGTGTCCGGCAAAGGATGGTTTACGTCCGCGCCCTGTTCAATCAGAAACTGGCACAACCGCCAATGCCCATGAAAGGCCGCGCCGTTCAGATCAAAGTTGTCTCCGAGCGAAGCCAGCGATTCTCCCTGGCTGAGCAAAAATCGAATCGCGCTGACATCCCCGTAATAGGCGCTATGCCGAATCAGCGACACGCCATCGGCATCGGTGGCAGTCGCCGCATGACCTGCCGCCAGGTAATCGAAGACCAAATCCGTCCGTCCATTGACAATTTGATCAAGCATATCTTTTCATTCTGTTAAGGATGTCGTGGTTGAATGCCTATTGCCGGAGTTAGGTGGCGACCTGCTGTAGCATCCACCTATTCCCAGTCCTTCTTGAGCAGCAATTCTTCAATCCTGTAAGCATGCAACATCTCGTGATTGAGCAGATGCCGGAACATGATCCAAACCGAATACTGACGGAACGCCTCATGCTCTGCCGTTCGCTGCCAGTCCTCTGCCGATAGTTCCTTCAACCTCTTGACCAGACTGGCTCGTTCTTTCACATACCGGTCGAGTGCTTCGTCTAAATCAACGCTCAGTAGCGCTCCCGCTTCCTCCTCCGGAGAATTAACGATGGATTCTATGTAAGGTTCTGGAACAGATAACATCAAGTCCAGCCGCGCCAGGAATGGTTTGTTCGAAGTGGAAAGATGACAGGCGTGTTCATAAGCGGACCATTTCGTTGGGCTGGGCCGACGCTTCAGGTATTGGGGCGGCACCTCACGAATCAGGGGAATGATAATGCCAGGCGCATTTTCCAAGGCGGCTATTAAGGTTGTCGTATTGCTCATCAACTTCTCCTACGTTCATCTAAGTTTGTAAGCAGTCTAACGCCCGCGTTCGCCGGGGCTGGGCCGAAACATCGGTAGTAATCGAAGCGCTCGCTGCCCGGCCTTCAGTGCATCGGATGTTAAGCGTCTGCCCGCCAGAACCACGTAATAACAAACAATCCCCACGTCTTCCCGTAGCTCCTGCCCTCGCCTTGGTCAAGCGGATGCGACCTTGGCTTAACTTTTACCACGATCGCTGCCTTCCATCTCCCATTTACGATTTCATTGGTTAATCACTCCCGGGGCCAGTTGTATACCAAAGGATGATAAAAATGACGGCTGCGGCAATGCCAACTCCTATGGCGATCTTTGCGCCCGTCGAGAGATTGTGCCCCCGGACGCTTTTCACCTGTCGGTAGGCGAC from Acidobacteriota bacterium encodes the following:
- a CDS encoding VOC family protein, with protein sequence MNDQPNVKQAVPFFWVTDMEASVRFYVEGLGFQITRQWVDDGKLRWCWLEIGDAALMLQEFWKEGHHANVPTEKLGVGVSICFICEDALAIYRQAKSNRLEASKPFVGNGMWVTALIDPDGHRIDFESHTDVPEETEFEE
- a CDS encoding pyridoxamine 5'-phosphate oxidase family protein, with protein sequence MNELKEVAPAFVEMAHKIVWASAATVDTKGRPRSRILHPIWQWDGSTLVGWIGTGPTPLKRAHLDANPYISLNYWSPTHDTCVAECKTTWAFDDETRTMVWNLFLNTPQPLGYDPKIIPQWTSPTCDAFAALRLEPWRLRVFPGSMLLGQGGKVLDWRA
- a CDS encoding ankyrin repeat domain-containing protein, encoding MLDQIVNGRTDLVFDYLAAGHAATATDADGVSLIRHSAYYGDVSAIRFLLSQGESLASLGDNFDLNGAAFHGHWRLCQFLIEQGADVNHPLPDTGETPLHAALCKADSYAHELVVKVLLAAGANPNAKTNPSVETGGFMRDCRTKAETPLHRAAAFGTADAIQVLLDAGADLEAKDMNGDTPLSWASWYLRPDSILRKLCYGDFWINPDRHPRGMEAYLLGKP
- a CDS encoding DinB family protein, with the translated sequence MSNTTTLIAALENAPGIIIPLIREVPPQYLKRRPSPTKWSAYEHACHLSTSNKPFLARLDLMLSVPEPYIESIVNSPEEEAGALLSVDLDEALDRYVKERASLVKRLKELSAEDWQRTAEHEAFRQYSVWIMFRHLLNHEMLHAYRIEELLLKKDWE